The region GTTCTAAATGATAAAGCTtcaattattcaacatttctgttTACACAAAATTTTGGAGTTTAAATATTGCTGAAATGCATCTCAAAACGATGAAGCACATCTACATAACAATACTTCATTGAATTTTACTAATCACAGTTTAGTCCTCATATTGAGGTAGGATTTGCAAAAACAATAAAGTTTCATATGAAAGTCTGCTACACAAGAACTCTGGTTTCCATATGAATTAATTCGACTAACACTACCTGTAACTTGAACACTGCTGTTGCCTATACAATGACGAACAGTACCCTCAAACAATGCTCCTCCGGGAGTAGTCCTAATAACTATCACATAGTCCTTCAGTCCTTGATCTTTAGTTTTATTGTACAGATGTTCACGAGGAAACTGAACACTAGCACTTATAATTTCTGCCACTTGGAGTTGCGAACACACACCATATGGCTTTAAGAGGGAATTAAGATGGTCAACTAATATTAAggacatatttttaataatagcgtCTCCCACTGGCAGAACCTTACTTTGTTGGCACGTACACCAATGTGGTTCTATTCCAGCTTCACTACAAGTCCGAGATTTATGCATAGGAAGAAAAAGACTAATGCCTCTGggcttttgtttatatttacCCAATTCCAGACTTCTTCTCTTTATTGATTCCTGCTCAATCTGGTCAAGATTTAATATATCTAGTAGAGTTTCATGTATATCGAATGGTGTAGTAAGACGTTGTGTATTTCTGCGTAAGTTAGCGGTAGCAGTAGGATATTTATTTCTGAACCACTCcggaaaaataaaaaacacaaatggaAGTCTTTCTTCCAAACGTCCCTGATAGGTTTCACGAATACTTCCCCATCGAATTCCATGATCACTCATGAAAATTAATACTGTTCGATTTAGGGATCCAGtttcaattaaattatatagaAATTGTTCATAAGTACCATCACCTAGACTGGGAAAATTGAGATAATCATGTGTCAGGCATGCACCCCAAAAGAATCCGAAGAAATCTTTAGAAGCCATAGTAATTGCGAATTTTGATATATACTGTAACAATACTGAAAGAGACATCTGGGATCCTATGCATAATTTTGCGCCTAATTTCTTGTTAAAACCTATATCATCCTCACTTTGCATTAAATATGGTCTTGAATAATAATCGGTCGGTTGTTTCTTAAATCCACGCCtcgcataaataaataatcctaTATTGGAAGCATCTTCCCCGAAAGCTGTTCGGTATCCGGCTGCACTGAAATTCTTCCACACCCAATTGCACTCATCGAATACAGCGTTATTATTCGGCcaacatacattttttaattcctttgcagaaagaCCCGAAAGGACTGGAATTAGATTTGGAAATGTATTATCTGCCACTTTGTTATAACCAAGCAATTCGATAGCTTTCATGTTTTGAAGAATTTTCAAAGTTCTGGGTAGTTGTCGATGGAAATTCAGACGTGAAACGGAATCCATCCCAACCACCAGTACACTCACACGTTCTCTCTGTCCAGTTGAGGAACTATCTCTTACTTTTTGGCAACGTTTCTCCACTTCTGGCTTTAAAGGAATGAAGGCGTGGTAATTTCTGTATATATTCTGGTTGTCCACATAACATGACACCTTAACAAATTCTTCTGGAATAAAAACTGATTCCTTGAATGAAATGCAGTTATTCGCAAATCTGAAACAAACAGACTAGAGTTagaattaaattgtttaataCAGATCTCTGAGTTACTTGTAGCATTTATTTGATGCttacattatattgtaatcaAGATATCTGTCTACTTTTCTGGGCTTGGTCCTCCAGAACGGTCGATAGCAGCAGTCCAGTTGATCTAGATCGCTTATATTGAAGGACGACAGTGCAGACTTCACGATGAATAGTGACGTAATGTTAGAATCAACCAGTAGCGGATGCTTTTCGTGACATTTCAGAGGTGTCTCTTTAAATATGAACTCTCGAACAACTGGGTCAAATGGATCCAAATCTGGAATTCGACATCCATCTGTGTCAACTACAAATCCAGACTTTATGTTAGGTAGTGGtttatctgaaactgaaacaataTTTGACTGTTGTTAGAAATGATCAAACACTGTGTTGCATTTTCTGTCTGATGAATCGCGTAATTTGAATCGAAAATTATCGTGTATAATAGGGGTAATAACTATTCCTAAGTCATTGATTTTGATTAGAAGCATTAATGTATTAGTTTTGTCTATATTGAGAGATACTTGTTCCTGTAGGTCTCGCCGAAATTTGTTCATCATGAACCAAATTGCTGACGAAATATAGTCTGACTATATCTTTCAAATAATAACTTCTATTCGACTTcagtaaaatttataaattgaTGTTCTTGAAAGTGTATACGTGCTTTGTTTTAGAAAAACATTTGTTGGAAACAATTTAGCCTGTATTGTTCACAATGCtcctaatttaatttatcttaccTGGCACGGTAGCGTGTGGCACTGTAACATGGTAGTATATTTCACCATCAAAATCTAGAATGTACAGAAGAGTTCCAAGTAAAACAAGAGGAATCCAAAGTAACCTACGATGGAAAGTTTTAACTCTGTTTCCCCTTGTATCGTCCGTCTTATTTGCCGTATCACATTTAGTTATGGAATGCTGCAAATGCACCATCTGtaatagtaatcataataataataataataataataataataataataataataataataataatgataatgatgttaataataataatgcaagagAGCAcgtaatagtaattttatttgaagaaataaaagaatttgATCAATATGCTGAAATTTCTTCCTAATttgctgaataacattattttaccTTCATACGGATACTGTATTTAATATACTTACAGTTCTAAAGGCtagatttataggcctacatacgaaGAAATCAATGCCGTAATGCTAACTTGTATCAGATGAACTTAGTAGCTTGTTCAGTATACGTAGGCTATATGCTCTGAGGAAAAAACTAGTATAACAAATATTCTCAAATGTAGGGTCATATAAATTTGTCTTAGACCAGTAGGTTTCATGTTCTCCTGATGATACTCCGCTAGATTTCGTTACTTGGGATGTCGATGTACAAACTACAACTAATGTAGTTACTACAAACTCAGCATATATTGTTTCCACATAGGTTTCTAACATAGTTCCTACCCTGTAGGTCTACCTCCTGCCCTGCTATACCTTCGATTTATGTTTGCTCTGCTCCGTTACTAGTCCTgtgaattattgttaattttagttagcTGTAATTTGCTACTTACGAATAATGAAATACAGTATTCATTTGTACTGTATGTTAAATTCAGTTAGCTTGTAATTTACTATTTAATTCAAAATTCTCTTACACTGTTGTTAACATATTTAACTTGTGATTTgtgatttattttacaaattcatttccattattgttaattttagttagcTTGCGATTTGctatttactttaaaaaattgtttgtactaTTTTCGTACATTTTAGTTATTGTGATTTGCTGtttaaaatattcaattaaaCTTCTGTTGTTAATTTTACTAAGTTTGAAATTTGCTGTGAATTTgtgcttattttattttgtttgtaattatgatTTATCAATTAGCATATTATCGTATAATCttgttactgtattaatattccaTGTCCAAACATTGTATTACCCTAGGGTgtagaatgggtagaacggagaaaaattctctccggtacacAGTGAGTAGTTCagcgagtctagccggccaaaaatcatttctcgaatactaatcgctcaattttcataaaatttggtatgtatctccaattattgaagtggataactttaataatgacaataaaaatagcaactatttttactgaaaataaaattagtaatattgtaaaaaaaattcgatttgagtgaaaaaataaattaatgttcataatgtgggaTCAGCTTAaaaattgaaagcgtaagacgaaagaatattgctacatatcttactcGTTCACGCGCCAaatgcatccccatcagaatctgtatcctcgctgctagtctctccttcgGCAGCACCGAGTAATGGAGGCTCGGAGACAACTGCAGCACTACTATTAAAATCTACTGCGATTTTCTCtccttaatttctttaagctggtgatgtaagggtccaaagaaataagtagcctgagtaaaaAATCGGTATTTGtatctttcttgatgtttttcttgcgaagacttctctgaaaagtataatatatagtatttttttcctcgtttcctgggcttcctcagatagtgtcctgtgaccttctgTCCCTGAGCCAAAAGTTTGTGAAGGtttgtaggcatataatactatttgtgcaagcataaatataattcccttgtctcctTTGAATACATGTCAAGTGCCGTTCATCAGTATTGAAAAACCGTAAGAAAAAGGTTTCTGATATATTATGTGTAAACAACTTATTAGattccatctattcccgtaatatatgcggtagtggaaacctccctgaaaaatattcttgtggtatttgcatcgtttttattgcgactgcttttTTTATCATGTCAACAAGGTAGTCCTCTTTCCTGCCTGAACATATCCTATCTTCAGTGTTTCGCAATAAATAAAACggtggatctaaattaactgttacaagattttgcatttcccttaattctttatattgattagaggtcaa is a window of Periplaneta americana isolate PAMFEO1 chromosome 12, P.americana_PAMFEO1_priV1, whole genome shotgun sequence DNA encoding:
- the LOC138710819 gene encoding uncharacterized protein, with the protein product MVHLQHSITKCDTANKTDDTRGNRVKTFHRRLLWIPLVLLGTLLYILDFDGEIYYHVTVPHATVPVSDKPLPNIKSGFVVDTDGCRIPDLDPFDPVVREFIFKETPLKCHEKHPLLVDSNITSLFIVKSALSSFNISDLDQLDCCYRPFWRTKPRKVDRYLDYNIIFANNCISFKESVFIPEEFVKVSCYVDNQNIYRNYHAFIPLKPEVEKRCQKVRDSSSTGQRERVSVLVVGMDSVSRLNFHRQLPRTLKILQNMKAIELLGYNKVADNTFPNLIPVLSGLSAKELKNVCWPNNNAVFDECNWVWKNFSAAGYRTAFGEDASNIGLFIYARRGFKKQPTDYYSRPYLMQSEDDIGFNKKLGAKLCIGSQMSLSVLLQYISKFAITMASKDFFGFFWGACLTHDYLNFPSLGDGTYEQFLYNLIETGSLNRTVLIFMSDHGIRWGSIRETYQGRLEERLPFVFFIFPEWFRNKYPTATANLRRNTQRLTTPFDIHETLLDILNLDQIEQESIKRRSLELGKYKQKPRGISLFLPMHKSRTCSEAGIEPHWCTCQQSKVLPVGDAIIKNMSLILVDHLNSLLKPYGVCSQLQVAEIISASVQFPREHLYNKTKDQGLKDYVIVIRTTPGGALFEGTVRHCIGNSSVQVTGSVSRINSYGNQSSCVADFHMKLYCFCKSYLNMRTKL